CGTTCGAGATGAACTTCGTCTTCGCCGTTTCAAACGGTGACGAGACGAGAATGTCTTCGAATCGTGGTGCGAATGGTGTCATGAGCGACGAGTGGAACGCACCCGATACATCGAGTGGTAAAACACGTTTTGCTCCAAGTTCTTTTAACTTCGCTGTGGCAGATTCAACCGCTGCGATTTGTCCTGAGATGACGAATTGTCCAGGACAGTTGTAGTTAGCGATTTGAACGATTTCTCCCGTTGCCGCAATTGATTCGACCGCGTGATGCGCTGCCTCAACATCATTCATGCCGATGACCGCCGCCATCGTTCCGCCTGTGACTTGGTTCATGAGTTTTCCGCGTTCGCGGACGAGATAGACGGCTTCAGACGGTGTGATGACAGAAGCTGCGACTAGCGCGCTGTACTCTCCGACACTGTGTCCGAGTACAAAATCAGGTGTATGTCCTTGTGATGCATACTGCTGTGCGAGTAGAGCACTATGTGCGACGATGGCTGGTTGAGCGATATCCGTCGCTTTCAATTCATCCTTCGTTCCTGTCGTCATCAGCGTCGTCAGGTCCAGACCAATTCGCGTTCCGAGGTCAGCGAGTGCTTGGCGTGTCTCTTCTTGCGTGATGAGCGTCTGTCCCATTCCAGGAGTTTGCGACCCTTGTCCTGGAAACATCCAAACTGTTTTCCCCATCTCGTCTCACTCCTTTTTAACGTGCTTCAGTTGCTTTCGCTTGAACGATTTTGGAAACGACGTCTTGTTCGACCATCTTTTCTGCCTGAGCAAGCGCCCGGCTAAACGCATAAGCATTACTTGAACCATGCGCTTTGATGACCGGCGCCGCAATCCCAAATAATCCAGCCCCACCATATTCTTCATAGGCGAGCAACTGCTTCATTTTTTTCAACTTCGGTTTTAGTACGAGAGCGGCGAGCTTTGATGTCCAAGAGCTCATGAATTGTTCCTTCATCACACCCATGATCATGCTTGCTGCACCTTCTGTACTTTTAAGTAACGTATTACCGGCAAAACCTTCCGTGACGATGACATCGACGTCACCGCTCATCGCTTCTCTCGCCTCGACGTTCCCAACGAAATGAATCGGGGCTGTCTCAAGTAGCGGATACGTTTCCTTCGTCAGCGCATTCCCTTTACCGGCTTCTGATCCGATATTGAGGAGTCCGACTTTCGGACGCGTGATGCCGCGAACTTGTTCTGCGTAGACAGAACCCATGATGGCATAATCAAGCAAATGCTCTGCCTTCGCATCTGGGTTAGCGCCAACATCTAAGATGACGACACCTTTCCCATTACGTGTCGGGAAGGTCGGGGCCAGTGCAGGACGGTCAACCCCTTCGATACGACCGATGACGAACAATCCGGCAGTCATGAGCGCTCCCGTGTTGCCTGCTGAAATCAAGGCATCTGCTTCTCCCGATTTCACCAGGTTTGCAGCCACAACGAGTGAGCTATCTTTCTTGCGGCGAATCGCACGTACCGGTTCATCTTCTCCGGTGATGACGGATGCCGCGTGGACGATCGTCACGCGCGGATCCTCGATTGTGTATGAGCGTAACTTCAACTCATCTCCGACTAATCGGATATCGATGTTTTCCTTTGGACGTTCTGCCAAGTAGGCAACGACCCCTTCTACGATGGCACGGGGTGCGTGATCGCCCCCCATGGCGTCAACTGCTAAAATCATTTCGATTCCTCCTTACTACTTCGATACACCGTAAATTCGCCAATGAAGACACATTCTTCACCGACATAACTCTCTACCGTGATGTCAGAACGTCCATCTTGACGATGCGAACTGACGAATGCCTTCGCAACGACGCGTTCCCCGACGTGAACGGAGCGTGTGAACTGGACGTTCGCACGTGTCGTCAACGCGAGTTCATCGTCGATGAGCGCAATCGCAAGCGAGTTTGCCTGCGCGAACAAAATATGTCCGCGGGCGATCGCATTTCGACTAAACGCATGTTCCGGCAAAATCTCAAGGATTGAGATAGCAGATGTATCGAGCTTCAGGTCAATCATATCACCAATGACTTCATTTTCAGTCAACGTACGCACATCATCGAGGCGTTCGGTCGCGACATGTTTAATTCGCTCCCGTAATTCTGGAATCTTTAATTCCATCCGGTCCAGACGAATCGTCTGGATACTAACACGAAATCGTGTTGCCAGCGCTTCATCCGTGATGAACGGATTTTGCTCGATCGTCTGTAATAACTCTTGCTGTCTTTCTTTTTTAGGTACCCGCATGTATGTTCCTCCCACAAGAAGGATGACCACTATTATTACCTGGTACTAACAGTAGTATATATCCCTTGTTGTTCACTTTCAAGTATTATTCGATTCTTTCTCCTTCAAGCAACCCTTGGCGTTCGATAAATTCACGCAAGACACTGTATTCTTGTGCTTGCCAAAAGGCATCCGATCGCAGTAATCGGACCGCGTCCTGCCGTGCCGTCTCCATGACTTGTATATCGAGCGCCGGATCGGTCAAGACGAATCGCGGTAAACCACTCTGTTCGGTTCCAAAGAAATTACCGGCACCACGTAGCTTTAAATCTTTCTCGGCTAATTTAAAGCCGTCGTTCGTTTCCGTCATCGTTTTGATGCGTTCTTTACCCGTGTCAGAAGATGGGTCAGCAATCAGAATACAATAAGACTGGGCATCTCCTCGTCCAACGCGCCCTCTCAACTGGTGCAGTTGGGCGAGTCCGAAACGTTCCGCATCATGAATGACGATGATTGATGCATTCGGAACGTTTACGCCGACCTCGACGACTGTCGTCGAAACAAGGATCTGAACAGCGTTTTCCTTGAATGCCTGCATGACATCATCTTTTTCGGAAGACGTCAGTCGTCCATGCATCAAACCGACTTGATACGGTTCGAACCGTTCGGTCAGTATCGCATGTAATTCAATCGCATTTTGAACCTCAAGTGATTCGGATTCCTCGATCAATGGCGTGATGACGTAGGCTTGTCGTCCTTGCGACAATTCTTTCTCGACGAACCCGAAGACGCGCTCCATCTGTTGCGGCTTCGCCCAGTAGGTCTCGATTTCCTTTCGTCCCGCCGGCATCTCATCGATGATCGAAACATCCATATCGCCGAAGACCGATATCGCAAGCGTACGCGGAATCGGTGTTGCTGTCATATATAATACATCTGCTTGTTCTGCTTTTGCCCGCAGACGTTTTCGTTGTTCGACACCGAATCGATGTTGTTCATCGGTGATGACGAGATGTAATGCCTTGAACTGGACGGTATCTTGAATCAGTGCATGTGTCCCGACTAAGACATCAATCTCTCCCGTTACGAGCGCTTCTAGTAAATGCACCCGTGCTTTTCCTTTAACGGAGCTTGTCAGTAAACCGACGCGAATCCCGAGCGGTTCAAGCAATGGAGCAAGCGACGCCGCATGCTGTTCTGCTAAAATTTCTGTCGGCACCATTAAAGCACCTTGTTTTCCGGCACGAACCGTCGCAAATAGCGCAATCGCTGCGATGACAGTCTTTCCGCTTCCAACGTCCCCTTGCAACAGTCGGTTCATCCGTTCGCCACGTCCGATATCGTCTAAGATTTCTTTTGTCACGCGCTGTTGCGCACCTGTCAGTGGAAACGGTAGACTCTGGATGAAATTCGCTATATCCGCTTCATGTAGCGGTAAGGCAATCCCTTGACCTTTTCGTCGTCCAAGACGCAACGCCTGTAACTTCAGCTGAAAATAAAGACACTCCTCATAGACATAACTCCGACGAGCAGCCGTTAACTCTTTTCGATTCGTCGGGAAATGGAGTGCCTTCAGCATCGTCATCCGGTCTTGCAATCGGTATGTCTTGCGAATGCTGTCAGGAATCCGCTCACCTAACGTCTCCGTCTCTTTAAATGCTAAATCAACGACACGACGGAACGTCTTCATCCGCATATCGCCACGTAACGAATAGACCGGTGTCAATTCACCTTCGATCGCTCCAAATTGCAACTCCGTCGCAGAGATCGTCATCCGGTGTAAATCCCATTTGCCGCTGACCGTCACTTCTGCTCCGAGTTGCAGTTGGTCTTTGTAAAATGCTCGGTTGAACATCGTTACGGTCACACTATACCGTTCTTCGACGAGCAAGCGGAACGTCAACCGGTTCTTCCCTTTTCCGTAATAGCGCACAAGCGGTTCGGACTGGACTTGCCCCGTGAATTTAACTTTATCCTCATGAATCGCTTCCGTTAGACTTCCCGTCACGAAATCGTCATAACGAAACGGGACGTGCTCAAGCACGTCCGCAACGGTGAGAATATTCATCTCTTCTAGTTTTTTCGCCAAATCCCGTCCGACACCTTTTAATGTCTTGACGTCACGTGATGGATTCATTCGATAACTCTCCGAAGATTTTTGCTTCGAGCCAGCGACCAGTTGGCGTATTCGCTAGTCCACCTTTTGCCGTTTCGCGAAGTGCAGATGGCATCATCTGACCAATTTCATGCATGGCTGAGATGACTTCATCACACGGAATCCGTGACGTGATTCCAGCGAGTGCCATATCGGCAGCGACGACCGCATTCGCTCCACCCATTGCATTTCGTTTGACGCACGGCACTTCTACGAGTCCAGCAACCGGATCACAGACGAGTCCGAGCATATTTTTCAGGGCAATCGCAAACGCGTGTGCCGATTGATCCGGCGTTCCGCCCGCCATCTCAACGATGGCAGCTGCTGCCATCGCTGTCGCTGAACCGACCTCTGCCTGACAACCACCAGCTGCTCCGGAGATCGACGCATTGTTCGCAACGACAAATCCGAACGCACCGGATGTGAACAAGAAACGTAACATCTGCTCACGCGTTGGATTCAAGCGATCTTTGACCGCAAATAGCGTACCGGGTACAACTCCGGCACTTCCTGCCGTTGGTGTCGCACAAATTTTCCCCATCGCAGCATTGACTTCGTTCGTACCGATCGCTTTACTGACGGCATCAAGTAGCAGATCTCCTGACAAACCTTTACCTGAGGCACGGTACCGTTGAAGCAAGACAGCGTCCCCGCCTGTTAATCCAGTCACTGACTGGACACCTTCTCCGTCAAGTGAACGAGCTACTGCTTCTTCCATGACTTGTAGGTTTCGCTCCATCATCGCATAAACTTCATCGCGCTCTAAATGACGAACCGTCATCTCTTGTTCAATCATGACTTCCGAAATCGGAATATTTCGTTCCGTCGCGATGGCGACGAGTTCTTTTACGGATTTAAACATGTCTTCACTCTCCCATCATGACGGCACGCTCGACTTGAGGTAACCGATCGATTTCTTCCAACACTTCTGCTGTAATTCGGTCATCAATTTCAATCGCCATAAGTGCTTGTTTTCCTTTTTCGTGCCGTGATACTTCCATGTGACCGATGTTGATTTCGTAATCAGCCAGTATGCTCGTCACGGCAGCAATCGCACCAAAGCGGTCATGGTGTAAGACGACGAGTGCCGGTCCCCCACCGGACAAACGAAGCGGCACACCATTTAGTTCCGTGATCTCAATCGTTCCCCCACCAATTGAAATCCCGACAAGTTCAAACTCTTCTACACCATTCGTCAAGTGGACACGAGCCGTATTCGGATGATCCGTCAACGCTTCACTCGTCTCAAAATGAATCTCAATCCCTTTTGATTTTGCGATGTCGATCGATTGCGGAATTCGGTCGTCAAACGTGTCGTATCCGAGAACACCGCCAATAATCGCGACGTCCGTTCCGTGTCCACGATACGTATCAGCAAATGACCCATAAAACGTGATATGGATGACCGTTGGTGTTTCCCCGAACAATTTACCCGCCATCAATCCAATCCGTGCAGCACCTGCTGTATGCGAGCTCGATGGACCGACCATGACCGGTCCGATGATGTCAAAGACGCTACGATATTTCATCTCTTTTCCCCTCTCTATGAAACAAACGAAATCCCACCTCTATTATCGCAGATGGTGGGATTCGTGAAAAGGCTAGTCGCCTTTTTTCAGTATGATGGTTTTATTCGACGCTTAAAATGTACGAATAAAGTGGTTGTTTACCGTCGTGTACTTCCACTTCAGCATCTGGATTGACCGATTCGATGTATGCGACGAGTGCGTCAACTTCATCTGTTGAGACGCCTTCACCGTAAAGAACCGTGATGATCTCATCGTCTTCCGTGACGAGTGTATCGACGAGTTTCTTAACAGCACCAAGACTTGAACCGTCCGTAGCGACGATTTGTTTTTCAGCAATCGCCATATGGTCGTCCTTCTTGATCTCAACACCATCGATGTTCGTATCACGTACAGCATATGTGACTTGACCTGATTTAACAGCTGCAATCGCATCTGCCATATGCGCTTCGTTTTCTTCGACAGTCGCTTCTGGGTTATAGACGATCGTTGCCGCCAATCCTTGTGGGACTGTTTTTGATTTCACGACCGTTACACCGCAAGAGGCAACAGATGCCGCTTGTTCAGCCGCCATGATGATGTTCGAGTTGTTCGGATAGACGTAGACATGTTCAGCATGTGCATCTTCGATCGCCTTGACGATATCTTCCGTCGACGGGTTCATCGTTTGTCCACCTTCGATGACGACACTGACACCGAGTGATTTGAAGAGTTCACTGATTCCTTCACCCATTGCGACTGTCACGAGGGCTGCTTTCGCTTTTGCCTTCGGTGCAGCGACTGGCGTGACTTGGTTCGCGCCTTCTTCTTCGAGGATCGTCGAATGTTGTTGACGCATGTTTTCGATCTTAACAGCGACGAGTTCACCAAAACGTTGTCCTTTTGTGATGACTTCTCCTGGCGTTTCAACATGAACGTGAACTTTAAGGAGCTCTTCATCCGCAACGACGAGCAACGAATCACCGAATTCCGCTAATTCGTTACGGAAGTCTTCTTCGCTGAACGGTGCATTTGCGAGCTTGTCATCTTGGAAACGAACCATGATCTCCGTGCAGTAACCGTAATGAATTTCTTCTGTCGACATGAAGCTTTGAGCCGTTTTGTGATGCTCTGCTTCGACGAGTGCTTCCATGACAGGCGCATGCGGCTTATCCAGTTCTTTTCCTTCAAGCGTTGCAAGGAACCCTTCATAGATGCAGACGAGACCTTGACCACCTGAGTCAACGACACCTACTTCTTTTAATACCGGAAGAAGATCCGGTGTTCCGTCGAGCGACACTTTCGAAGCTTCGACGAGTTGACGCATCAACTCTAAGAAATCCGGCGTCGTCTCAGATTGTGCGATGGCCGCAACAGCTGTTTCACGAGCAACCGTCAAGATTGTTCCTTCGACTGGTTTCATGACCGCTTTGTATGCTGTATCGACACCTTTTTGCAACGCATCTGCGAATTCCTTCGTATCAATCGTCGTTTTTCCTTCGATTGATTTTGAGAATCCACGGAACAATTGACTCAAGATGACGCCTGAGTTTCCGCGTGCACCCATTAATAATCCACGTGCGAAGACGTTCGCGACTTCCGATACAGAATCCGATGTCGATTTACCTGCTTCTTTTGCACCTGAAGTCATCGTCAAATTCATGTTCGTTCCCGTATCACCATCTGGCACAGGGAAGACATTCAATGAATCGACGAAATCTGCATTTTGATAGAGATTCGCCGCGCCATTTTGAATCATCTTGACTAACTGCGCTCCTGTTAAACGATCTACACTCACTAAAGTTTCCTCCTCTATTCCCGCCTTAGACATTCGTCAAGCGGACTCCTTGGACAAAGATGTTCACAGATGTCACGTCAAGACCTAGTGCCTGACTGAGCGTGTATTTCACGCGACTCTGTACGTTATTCGCCACCTCTGAGATTTTCGTTCCATAACTTACGATGATATGCATATCGATATGGACCTGCTCTGAAGCCTGTCGAAC
This window of the Exiguobacterium acetylicum genome carries:
- the fabD gene encoding ACP S-malonyltransferase; this encodes MGKTVWMFPGQGSQTPGMGQTLITQEETRQALADLGTRIGLDLTTLMTTGTKDELKATDIAQPAIVAHSALLAQQYASQGHTPDFVLGHSVGEYSALVAASVITPSEAVYLVRERGKLMNQVTGGTMAAVIGMNDVEAAHHAVESIAATGEIVQIANYNCPGQFVISGQIAAVESATAKLKELGAKRVLPLDVSGAFHSSLMTPFAPRFEDILVSSPFETAKTKFISNVDSAFHDQPDELIRLLVQQLYSPVRFESCVERLIEEGADTFIEFGPSSPLSGLVKRIKKDAKIISITTLEQLEAEGIR
- the plsX gene encoding phosphate acyltransferase PlsX, coding for MILAVDAMGGDHAPRAIVEGVVAYLAERPKENIDIRLVGDELKLRSYTIEDPRVTIVHAASVITGEDEPVRAIRRKKDSSLVVAANLVKSGEADALISAGNTGALMTAGLFVIGRIEGVDRPALAPTFPTRNGKGVVILDVGANPDAKAEHLLDYAIMGSVYAEQVRGITRPKVGLLNIGSEAGKGNALTKETYPLLETAPIHFVGNVEAREAMSGDVDVIVTEGFAGNTLLKSTEGAASMIMGVMKEQFMSSWTSKLAALVLKPKLKKMKQLLAYEEYGGAGLFGIAAPVIKAHGSSNAYAFSRALAQAEKMVEQDVVSKIVQAKATEAR
- the fapR gene encoding transcription factor FapR — its product is MRVPKKERQQELLQTIEQNPFITDEALATRFRVSIQTIRLDRMELKIPELRERIKHVATERLDDVRTLTENEVIGDMIDLKLDTSAISILEILPEHAFSRNAIARGHILFAQANSLAIALIDDELALTTRANVQFTRSVHVGERVVAKAFVSSHRQDGRSDITVESYVGEECVFIGEFTVYRSSKEESK
- the recG gene encoding ATP-dependent DNA helicase RecG, producing MNPSRDVKTLKGVGRDLAKKLEEMNILTVADVLEHVPFRYDDFVTGSLTEAIHEDKVKFTGQVQSEPLVRYYGKGKNRLTFRLLVEERYSVTVTMFNRAFYKDQLQLGAEVTVSGKWDLHRMTISATELQFGAIEGELTPVYSLRGDMRMKTFRRVVDLAFKETETLGERIPDSIRKTYRLQDRMTMLKALHFPTNRKELTAARRSYVYEECLYFQLKLQALRLGRRKGQGIALPLHEADIANFIQSLPFPLTGAQQRVTKEILDDIGRGERMNRLLQGDVGSGKTVIAAIALFATVRAGKQGALMVPTEILAEQHAASLAPLLEPLGIRVGLLTSSVKGKARVHLLEALVTGEIDVLVGTHALIQDTVQFKALHLVITDEQHRFGVEQRKRLRAKAEQADVLYMTATPIPRTLAISVFGDMDVSIIDEMPAGRKEIETYWAKPQQMERVFGFVEKELSQGRQAYVITPLIEESESLEVQNAIELHAILTERFEPYQVGLMHGRLTSSEKDDVMQAFKENAVQILVSTTVVEVGVNVPNASIIVIHDAERFGLAQLHQLRGRVGRGDAQSYCILIADPSSDTGKERIKTMTETNDGFKLAEKDLKLRGAGNFFGTEQSGLPRFVLTDPALDIQVMETARQDAVRLLRSDAFWQAQEYSVLREFIERQGLLEGERIE
- the sdaAA gene encoding L-serine ammonia-lyase, iron-sulfur-dependent, subunit alpha, whose amino-acid sequence is MFKSVKELVAIATERNIPISEVMIEQEMTVRHLERDEVYAMMERNLQVMEEAVARSLDGEGVQSVTGLTGGDAVLLQRYRASGKGLSGDLLLDAVSKAIGTNEVNAAMGKICATPTAGSAGVVPGTLFAVKDRLNPTREQMLRFLFTSGAFGFVVANNASISGAAGGCQAEVGSATAMAAAAIVEMAGGTPDQSAHAFAIALKNMLGLVCDPVAGLVEVPCVKRNAMGGANAVVAADMALAGITSRIPCDEVISAMHEIGQMMPSALRETAKGGLANTPTGRWLEAKIFGELSNESIT
- the sdaAB gene encoding L-serine ammonia-lyase, iron-sulfur-dependent subunit beta, whose amino-acid sequence is MKYRSVFDIIGPVMVGPSSSHTAGAARIGLMAGKLFGETPTVIHITFYGSFADTYRGHGTDVAIIGGVLGYDTFDDRIPQSIDIAKSKGIEIHFETSEALTDHPNTARVHLTNGVEEFELVGISIGGGTIEITELNGVPLRLSGGGPALVVLHHDRFGAIAAVTSILADYEINIGHMEVSRHEKGKQALMAIEIDDRITAEVLEEIDRLPQVERAVMMGE
- a CDS encoding DAK2 domain-containing protein is translated as MSVDRLTGAQLVKMIQNGAANLYQNADFVDSLNVFPVPDGDTGTNMNLTMTSGAKEAGKSTSDSVSEVANVFARGLLMGARGNSGVILSQLFRGFSKSIEGKTTIDTKEFADALQKGVDTAYKAVMKPVEGTILTVARETAVAAIAQSETTPDFLELMRQLVEASKVSLDGTPDLLPVLKEVGVVDSGGQGLVCIYEGFLATLEGKELDKPHAPVMEALVEAEHHKTAQSFMSTEEIHYGYCTEIMVRFQDDKLANAPFSEEDFRNELAEFGDSLLVVADEELLKVHVHVETPGEVITKGQRFGELVAVKIENMRQQHSTILEEEGANQVTPVAAPKAKAKAALVTVAMGEGISELFKSLGVSVVIEGGQTMNPSTEDIVKAIEDAHAEHVYVYPNNSNIIMAAEQAASVASCGVTVVKSKTVPQGLAATIVYNPEATVEENEAHMADAIAAVKSGQVTYAVRDTNIDGVEIKKDDHMAIAEKQIVATDGSSLGAVKKLVDTLVTEDDEIITVLYGEGVSTDEVDALVAYIESVNPDAEVEVHDGKQPLYSYILSVE
- a CDS encoding Asp23/Gls24 family envelope stress response protein, with the translated sequence MAIEMKTTYGKIDVDNDVVAQLAGGAAMECFGVVGMASQSQIKDGLAELLKRENFARGVIVRQASEQVHIDMHIIVSYGTKISEVANNVQSRVKYTLSQALGLDVTSVNIFVQGVRLTNV